AAAAAACCAAACTTTGGATATTTTGGAATTCGCAGCACAAAAAACAGGGAAAGAAGACAAAGAAATGGCGGTTACTTTTGTGACCAATGAGCGCAGCCATGAACTGAATCTCAAGTATCGTGATACTAATCGTCCTACTGATGTTATCAGTCTAGAATACAAACCAGAAAGCTCCCTTTCTTTTGATGAGGAAGAGTTGGCCGACGATCCAGATTTAGCCGAGGTATTAACTGAATTTGATGCTTATATTGGTGAATTATTTA
This region of Streptococcus mutans genomic DNA includes:
- the ybeY gene encoding rRNA maturation RNase YbeY, with the protein product MYIEMIDETNQVSEEIKNQTLDILEFAAQKTGKEDKEMAVTFVTNERSHELNLKYRDTNRPTDVISLEYKPESSLSFDEEELADDPDLAEVLTEFDAYIGELFISVDKAREQAQEYGHSFEREMGFLAVHGFLHINGYDHYTPQEEKEMFSLQEEILDAYGLKR